Below is a window of Rhodamnia argentea isolate NSW1041297 chromosome 11, ASM2092103v1, whole genome shotgun sequence DNA.
ATGGCTTCAACTGAACCGTCGTGTATTTTTTCCTCCTGCTGGATGTTTATTCCACAGCTAAATGAACCCTCTAGTGAAAATAACTGTGCTTCTCAAAGCAAGGACACGGGAACAAGTAATCAGAAAAAGAGACGAAGGCTTGTGAAGTTACATGCCCGGACTGAAAATGCTTCAAGGACAGGTATAGTCATTCTAAGCTGCTAGTATTTGCTTTCTTCCACAAGAAACATTGATGGATTAGTATGTAGGCAACAAGAAGGGAGCAGACGAAGGATCTTCTGCAGCCAATGAACTGGGGTTCCCAGTGACGCCAGTGGAACATTTGAATGGTAAGGCCCTCGTTGGCCAGGCACCAATTGTTGCCGGAGTCTCTGGTTATAATTTTAAGAGGATTGCATTTATGAAACTGAATGCTTTTAGTGTTATCACGAACATATTCTGATCCCTTTGCTGGTTCCAAGATAGATGCTTTTGGCATAAGTGAATAATGGCTTTGGTTTTGGCCTGTATAACTTGATTTGGTGCAAATAATCTAATATCTTGCCGCCATGTACTTATTTACATACTCTAGCCATCAAAAGCTGTTCTGTGAGCCTCCACCAAGTAGGTTCAACATTCAAGGCCTTATCTTCTTATTTTGAATTTCATGGAGCATGTGTCAAAGACATATCCTCTGGCTTCACAAGATATCTTGCAATTGAGTAACTGAGTTGAGAGACTTTCGTTAGAATACCCTGCCTACTTAAGTATCCAAACCAAATCTGCTTTCATGATATACAAGTCTTCCAACTATGGGAATAAATACCTGAGTTGAGAGACATGTTGTATTCAGCACGCATCTACAGAAACTGCGAGTAAAGGTCATTTGGTATGGCCTATTTTTTCTCACATTCATTCCCATTTTCTCACTCACAGGCTCTCGAGATGCATCTGCTGAAATGTTAGCTGCAGCTTCTGAAAAGCATAGTGTGGCAAAAGTAGTAGAAGATGTCGCAGGGGATAGAACCAACTCAGGGGTCAAAGGATCGATGCTTGGAGAATTACATTCTCAAGTATTGGATAGATCTGGTAAAGCACCTTTCTCCAAGAATTAAATTAGTTTAAGAAAAGAGTTGCTTCACTTGAatgaacttttttcttttgttgtatcTAGAACATTCTCGTCTTGGTGGGGTGAACCAAGTGAATGAGGCAAGAGAGATCATTCAGGTTGAGGAGGACGCGGACCTTGAGGGTGAGATTGAGGGTGACACTAGGCCAAATCAAAGGCCGACCTTGCCTTTTGTGAAAACCTCACCAGTATGGAAAGCAGTGGAATCTTTGGAAGTATTCCAAAAGTTTCCTCAAGCACCTCATTTTCTACCTTTGAGTGATAGCAAAGCAGGATGTCGCGAAGGACTGGCCATTGCCAAGATGGTGACTTTTGCCAATACGGTACAGATGGCTTCCAAATTGAAGATCACCGATCCCAAAAGTAGATTTACTTCCTGTTTGGAAGACCTTGGAGAATTAGAGGTGCATGGTTTTGATGCCCAAGTGATCAAGAGTCGTTTGACAAGGCTGCTTTCAATAAAAGATGGACTTAAAAAGGTTGACAAAAAGTGGGATGAAGCTGAAGCTCAAATTTCAGGGCTTAAGAATGAGAGAGTCAAAATCGAGGAAAAGATCGAAAAGATCATTAAGGAGATGAGACGTTTTCAAGATAAACTGATCCTAGCCTTaacagagaaggagaagaaagatttTGAAATCACAATATTGAGTACCAGTGTTGACATCATGCACGAAGCAGTTCAAAGTGCCCAGCATGAATTCGAAGAACATTTAAACGATTTAGCCCGGTAAACACGACCTTGCGCCCCTTTTTTTGCATCACTTTACTTGACTTGTGTATGTGAGATGTAAGTCAAATAAGGTATTCTGTTCTATCCCATGATGCTGTGTTGGTTGCTTGTTCTTTTGCTTATTTGGAGTGTTGTATGTATATTAATCAGAGGAAGTGTGGGCTTAAAAAATCCACTGGTCCTTCCAAATACCCACTCTTCATCTCGCCAATCGTTCTCCTAGTAGGCTATTATCCATAAGTGCTTTAGCAAATATCGTGATGAAAATCACGTTTAAGTATCCATTACTTGCTGGTATTATCTATTGGTTTGTAGTAACTCTCTGTCTAATTGCGTACTTGCTGCAGGTGAGAAGGAGGAGTAGTGGCGCGGGACACCGCCAGTAACCTTAACTATCTTTCTGCGGACTTGCGTGCGAAATATACTCCTCTTTCTGGTTTTAGCAGTAGCACTGTCTATACTTATGCCTGACTTGGAAGTGACCCGCTTTTATATTGGAGTTGGTCTTTTGTATATTGTTAGCCCAGGACATAGAGATTCAACTCTGGAGTGTTGTCTGTGTGTCGAACATCTGATGTGTGGATGGAACTTCAGTTTAATGTAGATGACAGTTATTCTATGACTTAAAAACTTTCTTGTGGGTCTCTTGTTTGTTCTTTGCTTTGCCTGTGAAAATTAATTATTCACTCGTGCTTAATAAGAAATTACGTTACTTCATCATACAAAACCATATGTAAAATTTACTCTTTTCAGACAGTGCTAGGTTCAAGTATAATGGAGATTATCCACACCCGTGAACATATATTTGGAGAGGGTTACTTTGCAAACATTTGATGCATTTCAACCTTTTCATTTGGCTCTTGCTTTATTGTTTGATAACAATACAAAAGCATCATCTTGGAGTTGGTGTTGGTAATAATGTAGTTACAAGACAGACAACAATTTACAATTGGTCAGAAAAAAACTGCAAGACGGACCTGAAAACTGTTTGCTGTCTCTATGGACTTGCTTCTAAATGAACTGAAAATGCAAACGAGGTTTTGGTTTTGTGATGATTCCGCTTGCGGGCATTGCATTTCGGCTGATTCGCTGGACCAACCTCATATAACGCCAACCAACCTCAATATGAAACCTAAGGTGAAGCTCATATCTTCACTTGGGATCCACCAACAAAGGCATTGCTTCATTAGCACTGCTGGTGCTTACTGGCTGGTAGCtctcttgtcttcttcaaatcaCCTGATGGTTTCTTCCCTTCCTATCTAAGCATGACCACTTACGTGTCCCATCTTCTACCATTTCAGAGTCCCTGGCTTCTATAACCTGAGATGTAACCTCTCTTTTGCTTCGCATTCGGCAGCAGagagtttcttttttctgcttCCTGGATCAAAACGAAGGATAGAACTAGAAGCATGAAGCCCAAGAGCAATTACCCCCTCAAGCACAAGCTCATTCTCCTTGGCATCTTCCTCGCATTCCTTGTTATCTTCCTTTCGAGATCAAGCTTTTCATCCACCCATGATGTCGTCTATTCGGTTGCGCAAAACTCCTCCTTGCAAGCCTCATCAGAAGCAAAAGCGTCCGACTGCTCGCCCACTTGTTCCAAGATCCCCAATCCATTAGCACAAGCTCTCATCCACTACACAACCTCCACCATCACCCCTCAACAAACGCTCAAAGAGATCTCGGTGACTGCCCGAGTCCTCAAAAAGAAATCCCCGTGCAACTTCCTCGTGTTCGGACTCGGCCATGACAGCCTCATGTGGAGCTCCCTCAACTACGGCGGGCGAACCGTCTTCCTAGAAGAAGACGCGGCATGGATAGAGCAAATCAGACGAAGGTTTCCGATGTTGGAGTCATATCACGTGACCTACGACAGCAAGGTGAACCAGGCAGATAACCTAATGGAGGCAGGGAAGGTGCCAGAGTGCATGGCGGTGAGCGACCCGAGATACTCCATGTGCCAACTCGCACTCAAAGGCTTGCCGACCGAAGTTTACGAGATACAATGGGACCTTATCATGGTCGATGCGCCGACAGGATACTATGAGGAGGCACCAGGGAGGATGACAGCGATATACACGGCTGGGATGATGGCTAGGAATAGGAACAACGGAGAGACAGATGTGTTTGTGCACGACGTTAACAGGTCCGTGGAAGAACAGTTCTCCAAGGCATTCTTGTGTGAGGGTTACATGAAAAAACAGGAAGGGAGGTTGAGGCACTTCACCATCCCTAGCCACAGAGGCGAGTCCAGCTTGCCCTTCTGTCCCACTCTAAATTAGTGGCCAAGGCGAATTTTCCGGATTTCTATCTCATGGAATCCTGATTTTTTTCATGTTCATGGAGTGGCCACAGGGCCACTGACGTGGGTCTAGGACAGTTTTGAGCTTATAAATAAGCATGTGTGCTGTAGTCCTTCCTTGTCATAAGCATCACTTTTCTCCCTGCAATGTAAATGCATTTGGGCTACTGCAATTTTCTTATATCTTCCTGCGATTTATACACCATGTCTGTTTAAAAGCTCCGCCTTGTTCATTGCTTCGATGTGTTCTCTCTTTAGGTGAAGGATACAAAAACAGCTTTCAGCGTCCCAAGCACTCAAAATTGCATTTGCATTCACAATAAAGTTTTTGGGTGGTCATTTCCATTCAAATAGATAAAGGACCTACCACATCATAATCCGTAATCCAACAGTTAAAAGATGCAAGACTGTTCCCTAATGAGCTTGATGAACAGAGTGCAGACATCTAATTTTTCAGAGAATATGGTCAACACAAAAAAGCAAGATAGCCTAAACTTTTCCTTGCTTCCTACGTTGTTGTTTCTGTTTCACATCGTTAGAGATTTACCCACAAGTACATGACATTGGAATGAGTTTCTCAACTCTTCCTTCTCATACAACAGAA
It encodes the following:
- the LOC115747244 gene encoding DUF724 domain-containing protein 10-like isoform X2, with the protein product MGSAEYWSKGSRVEVTSKETGFKGAWFDAIVVEPPVYHKSKYKKKRLTLIEYTTLLSDDGDTPLREYSDAIFIRPLPPGEGEEVVLEENLVVDTYDRDGWWAGVIARITKQGDYLVAFDDPPHVLVFPRDRLRLHRDFLNGRWSLPPKFSEFSDYLNELIALAEGHNTNNGKATEVCVTALIPCSIKQSTPNEMLTSSNVGSSEKETEQQSSRYDSLRFLPPKKKRKTLNEPSSENNCASQSKDTGTSNQKKRRRLVKLHARTENASRTGNKKGADEGSSAANELGFPVTPVEHLNASEKHSVAKVVEDVAGDRTNSGVKGSMLGELHSQVLDRSEHSRLGGVNQVNEAREIIQVEEDADLEGEIEGDTRPNQRPTLPFVKTSPVWKAVESLEVFQKFPQAPHFLPLSDSKAGCREGLAIAKMVTFANTVQMASKLKITDPKSRFTSCLEDLGELEVHGFDAQVIKSRLTRLLSIKDGLKKVDKKWDEAEAQISGLKNERVKIEEKIEKIIKEMRRFQDKLILALTEKEKKDFEITILSTSVDIMHEAVQSAQHEFEEHLNDLAR
- the LOC115747244 gene encoding DUF724 domain-containing protein 7-like isoform X3, with amino-acid sequence MGSAEYWSKGSRVEVTSKETGFKGAWFDAIVVEPPVYHKSKYKKKRLTLIEYTTLLSDDGDTPLREYSDAIFIRPLPPGEGEEVVLEENLVVDTYDRDGWWAGVIARITKQGDYLVAFDDPPHVLVFPRDRLRLHRDFLNGRWSLPPKFSEFSDYLNELIALAEGHNTNNGKATEVCVTALIPCSIKQSTPNEMLTSSNVGSSEKETEQQSSRYDSLRFLPPKKKRKTLNEPSSENNCASQSKDTGTSNQKKRRRLVKLHARTENASRTGSRDASAEMLAAASEKHSVAKVVEDVAGDRTNSGVKGSMLGELHSQVLDRSEHSRLGGVNQVNEAREIIQVEEDADLEGEIEGDTRPNQRPTLPFVKTSPVWKAVESLEVFQKFPQAPHFLPLSDSKAGCREGLAIAKMVTFANTVQMASKLKITDPKSRFTSCLEDLGELEVHGFDAQVIKSRLTRLLSIKDGLKKVDKKWDEAEAQISGLKNERVKIEEKIEKIIKEMRRFQDKLILALTEKEKKDFEITILSTSVDIMHEAVQSAQHEFEEHLNDLAR
- the LOC115747244 gene encoding DUF724 domain-containing protein 7-like isoform X1 gives rise to the protein MGSAEYWSKGSRVEVTSKETGFKGAWFDAIVVEPPVYHKSKYKKKRLTLIEYTTLLSDDGDTPLREYSDAIFIRPLPPGEGEEVVLEENLVVDTYDRDGWWAGVIARITKQGDYLVAFDDPPHVLVFPRDRLRLHRDFLNGRWSLPPKFSEFSDYLNELIALAEGHNTNNGKATEVCVTALIPCSIKQSTPNEMLTSSNVGSSEKETEQQSSRYDSLRFLPPKKKRKTLNEPSSENNCASQSKDTGTSNQKKRRRLVKLHARTENASRTGNKKGADEGSSAANELGFPVTPVEHLNGSRDASAEMLAAASEKHSVAKVVEDVAGDRTNSGVKGSMLGELHSQVLDRSEHSRLGGVNQVNEAREIIQVEEDADLEGEIEGDTRPNQRPTLPFVKTSPVWKAVESLEVFQKFPQAPHFLPLSDSKAGCREGLAIAKMVTFANTVQMASKLKITDPKSRFTSCLEDLGELEVHGFDAQVIKSRLTRLLSIKDGLKKVDKKWDEAEAQISGLKNERVKIEEKIEKIIKEMRRFQDKLILALTEKEKKDFEITILSTSVDIMHEAVQSAQHEFEEHLNDLAR
- the LOC115747254 gene encoding glucuronoxylan 4-O-methyltransferase 1, which translates into the protein MKPKSNYPLKHKLILLGIFLAFLVIFLSRSSFSSTHDVVYSVAQNSSLQASSEAKASDCSPTCSKIPNPLAQALIHYTTSTITPQQTLKEISVTARVLKKKSPCNFLVFGLGHDSLMWSSLNYGGRTVFLEEDAAWIEQIRRRFPMLESYHVTYDSKVNQADNLMEAGKVPECMAVSDPRYSMCQLALKGLPTEVYEIQWDLIMVDAPTGYYEEAPGRMTAIYTAGMMARNRNNGETDVFVHDVNRSVEEQFSKAFLCEGYMKKQEGRLRHFTIPSHRGESSLPFCPTLN